One Bos indicus x Bos taurus breed Angus x Brahman F1 hybrid unplaced genomic scaffold, Bos_hybrid_MaternalHap_v2.0 tig00003490_arrow_arrow_obj, whole genome shotgun sequence DNA segment encodes these proteins:
- the LOC113889043 gene encoding zinc finger protein 75D-like isoform X2, with translation MTDPDRKVPLGRRSTHWFCTKADKASVIRWPRRMSQIEEKLFPEQIMMSPVKAPACLYPHVEVLQGTKRSVKESSNKSKKSSPQMGSLHPESARQHFRSFCYHDTPGPYEAVSHLQELCSQWLRPEIHSKEQILELLVLEQFLDVLPSHIQNWVQKYHPQNVKEAVALVDRFHRECGGISNEVTTHQLGNDTALLGGTAVAPGFKWKPAEPQPVGVFQEACSNIYQVLQDPGWNTHKESQPVDKGAVPAEESPTFSEEKSTPSCKLASKLTLPMSQSPLTFEDVALYFSKEEWKIMTPDEKTLYLDVMQELYEDVASVGLKLTNDPENDPPVSLPTLEIQPSGCEVLGKATMKDAETTVGKENHGDTCRPKEGAEGRNSSLET, from the exons tgccctTGGGGAGAAGATCCACTCATTGGTTTTGTACCAAAGCTGACAAGGCCTCAGTTATCAGGTGGCCCAGGAGGATGTCACAAATAGAAGAAAAGCTGTTCCCAGAGCAAATAATGATGAGCCCTGTGAAGGCGCCTGCATGCTTGTACCCACATGTGGAGGTTTTACAGGGGACTAAGAGGTCTGTGAAAGAGAGTTCCAATAAGAGTAAGAAATCCAGCCCACAGATGGGCAGTCTTCATCCTGAGAGTGCTCGCCAGCACTTCCGGAGCTTCTGTTACCATGACACACCTGGACCGTATGAGGCTGTCAGCCACCTGCAGGAATTATGCTCTCAGTGGCTGAGGCCAGAGATCCACTCAAAAGAGCAAATCTTGGAGTTGCTGGTGCTGGAGCAGTTCCTGGACGTTCTGCCCAGTCATATCCAGAACTGGGTGCAGAAGTATCATCCACAGAACGTCAAAGAGGCTGTGGCCCTGGTAGACCGCTTTCACAGAGAATGTGGTGGAATAAGCAATGAG GTCACAACCCATCAACTGGGAAATGACACAGCGCTCTTGGGAGGAacagcagtggccccaggctTTAAGTGGAAGCCAGCAGAGCCCCAGCCAGTGGGTGTGTTCCAGGAAGCATGTTCGAATATATACCAAGTACTGCAGGATCCGGGCTGGAATACTCACAAAGAAAGCCAGCCTGTGGATAAAGGAG CTGTGCCTGCTGAAGAGAGTCCAACCTTTTCTGAGGAGAAAAGCACCCCAAGCTGCAAGTTGGCATCTAAGCTCACCTTGCCTATGTCCCAG AGTCCATTGACATTTGAAGATGTGGCCTtgtatttttccaaggaagaatggaaaataatGACCCCTGATGAGAAGACCCTCTACCTTGATGTAATGCAGGAACTCTATGAGGATGTCGCCTCTGTAG GGTTAAAGCTCACAAATGACCCTGAAAATGACCCACCTGTATCTCTTCCTACATTAGAGATACAACCATCAGGATGCGAAGTATTAGGAAAGGCCACAATGAAAGATGCTGAGACAACAGTGGGCAAGGAAAATCACGGTGATACATGCAGG CCGAAGGagggagcagaaggaagaaattcTTCATTAGAAACATGA
- the LOC113889043 gene encoding zinc finger protein 75D-like isoform X3, whose product MTDPDRKVPLGRRSTHWFCTKADKASVIRWPRRMSQIEEKLFPEQIMMSPVKAPACLYPHVEVLQGTKRSVKESSNKSKKSSPQMGSLHPESARQHFRSFCYHDTPGPYEAVSHLQELCSQWLRPEIHSKEQILELLVLEQFLDVLPSHIQNWVQKYHPQNVKEAVALVDRFHRECGGISNEVTTHQLGNDTALLGGTAVAPGFKWKPAEPQPVGVFQEACSNIYQVLQDPGWNTHKESQPVDKGAVPAEESPTFSEEKSTPSCKLASKLTLPMSQSPLTFEDVALYFSKEEWKIMTPDEKTLYLDVMQELYEDVASVEIQPSGCEVLGKATMKDAETTVGKENHGDTCRVRKRPRSPEAPALASHFVAGDKLH is encoded by the exons tgccctTGGGGAGAAGATCCACTCATTGGTTTTGTACCAAAGCTGACAAGGCCTCAGTTATCAGGTGGCCCAGGAGGATGTCACAAATAGAAGAAAAGCTGTTCCCAGAGCAAATAATGATGAGCCCTGTGAAGGCGCCTGCATGCTTGTACCCACATGTGGAGGTTTTACAGGGGACTAAGAGGTCTGTGAAAGAGAGTTCCAATAAGAGTAAGAAATCCAGCCCACAGATGGGCAGTCTTCATCCTGAGAGTGCTCGCCAGCACTTCCGGAGCTTCTGTTACCATGACACACCTGGACCGTATGAGGCTGTCAGCCACCTGCAGGAATTATGCTCTCAGTGGCTGAGGCCAGAGATCCACTCAAAAGAGCAAATCTTGGAGTTGCTGGTGCTGGAGCAGTTCCTGGACGTTCTGCCCAGTCATATCCAGAACTGGGTGCAGAAGTATCATCCACAGAACGTCAAAGAGGCTGTGGCCCTGGTAGACCGCTTTCACAGAGAATGTGGTGGAATAAGCAATGAG GTCACAACCCATCAACTGGGAAATGACACAGCGCTCTTGGGAGGAacagcagtggccccaggctTTAAGTGGAAGCCAGCAGAGCCCCAGCCAGTGGGTGTGTTCCAGGAAGCATGTTCGAATATATACCAAGTACTGCAGGATCCGGGCTGGAATACTCACAAAGAAAGCCAGCCTGTGGATAAAGGAG CTGTGCCTGCTGAAGAGAGTCCAACCTTTTCTGAGGAGAAAAGCACCCCAAGCTGCAAGTTGGCATCTAAGCTCACCTTGCCTATGTCCCAG AGTCCATTGACATTTGAAGATGTGGCCTtgtatttttccaaggaagaatggaaaataatGACCCCTGATGAGAAGACCCTCTACCTTGATGTAATGCAGGAACTCTATGAGGATGTCGCCTCTGTAG AGATACAACCATCAGGATGCGAAGTATTAGGAAAGGCCACAATGAAAGATGCTGAGACAACAGTGGGCAAGGAAAATCACGGTGATACATGCAGGGTACGGAAACGACCTCGCAGTCCCGAAGCCCCAGCCCTCGCCAGCCACTTCGTGGCTGGTGACAAACTGCACTGA
- the LOC113889043 gene encoding zinc finger protein 75D-like isoform X1: MTDPDRKVPLGRRSTHWFCTKADKASVIRWPRRMSQIEEKLFPEQIMMSPVKAPACLYPHVEVLQGTKRSVKESSNKSKKSSPQMGSLHPESARQHFRSFCYHDTPGPYEAVSHLQELCSQWLRPEIHSKEQILELLVLEQFLDVLPSHIQNWVQKYHPQNVKEAVALVDRFHRECGGISNEVTTHQLGNDTALLGGTAVAPGFKWKPAEPQPVGVFQEACSNIYQVLQDPGWNTHKESQPVDKGAVPAEESPTFSEEKSTPSCKLASKLTLPMSQSPLTFEDVALYFSKEEWKIMTPDEKTLYLDVMQELYEDVASVGLKLTNDPENDPPVSLPTLEIQPSGCEVLGKATMKDAETTVGKENHGDTCRVRKRPRSPEAPALASHFVAGDKLH, from the exons tgccctTGGGGAGAAGATCCACTCATTGGTTTTGTACCAAAGCTGACAAGGCCTCAGTTATCAGGTGGCCCAGGAGGATGTCACAAATAGAAGAAAAGCTGTTCCCAGAGCAAATAATGATGAGCCCTGTGAAGGCGCCTGCATGCTTGTACCCACATGTGGAGGTTTTACAGGGGACTAAGAGGTCTGTGAAAGAGAGTTCCAATAAGAGTAAGAAATCCAGCCCACAGATGGGCAGTCTTCATCCTGAGAGTGCTCGCCAGCACTTCCGGAGCTTCTGTTACCATGACACACCTGGACCGTATGAGGCTGTCAGCCACCTGCAGGAATTATGCTCTCAGTGGCTGAGGCCAGAGATCCACTCAAAAGAGCAAATCTTGGAGTTGCTGGTGCTGGAGCAGTTCCTGGACGTTCTGCCCAGTCATATCCAGAACTGGGTGCAGAAGTATCATCCACAGAACGTCAAAGAGGCTGTGGCCCTGGTAGACCGCTTTCACAGAGAATGTGGTGGAATAAGCAATGAG GTCACAACCCATCAACTGGGAAATGACACAGCGCTCTTGGGAGGAacagcagtggccccaggctTTAAGTGGAAGCCAGCAGAGCCCCAGCCAGTGGGTGTGTTCCAGGAAGCATGTTCGAATATATACCAAGTACTGCAGGATCCGGGCTGGAATACTCACAAAGAAAGCCAGCCTGTGGATAAAGGAG CTGTGCCTGCTGAAGAGAGTCCAACCTTTTCTGAGGAGAAAAGCACCCCAAGCTGCAAGTTGGCATCTAAGCTCACCTTGCCTATGTCCCAG AGTCCATTGACATTTGAAGATGTGGCCTtgtatttttccaaggaagaatggaaaataatGACCCCTGATGAGAAGACCCTCTACCTTGATGTAATGCAGGAACTCTATGAGGATGTCGCCTCTGTAG GGTTAAAGCTCACAAATGACCCTGAAAATGACCCACCTGTATCTCTTCCTACATTAGAGATACAACCATCAGGATGCGAAGTATTAGGAAAGGCCACAATGAAAGATGCTGAGACAACAGTGGGCAAGGAAAATCACGGTGATACATGCAGGGTACGGAAACGACCTCGCAGTCCCGAAGCCCCAGCCCTCGCCAGCCACTTCGTGGCTGGTGACAAACTGCACTGA
- the LOC113889043 gene encoding zinc finger protein 75D-like isoform X4, translating to MSQIEEKLFPEQIMMSPVKAPACLYPHVEVLQGTKRSVKESSNKSKKSSPQMGSLHPESARQHFRSFCYHDTPGPYEAVSHLQELCSQWLRPEIHSKEQILELLVLEQFLDVLPSHIQNWVQKYHPQNVKEAVALVDRFHRECGGISNEVTTHQLGNDTALLGGTAVAPGFKWKPAEPQPVGVFQEACSNIYQVLQDPGWNTHKESQPVDKGAVPAEESPTFSEEKSTPSCKLASKLTLPMSQSPLTFEDVALYFSKEEWKIMTPDEKTLYLDVMQELYEDVASVGLKLTNDPENDPPVSLPTLEIQPSGCEVLGKATMKDAETTVGKENHGDTCRVRKRPRSPEAPALASHFVAGDKLH from the exons ATGTCACAAATAGAAGAAAAGCTGTTCCCAGAGCAAATAATGATGAGCCCTGTGAAGGCGCCTGCATGCTTGTACCCACATGTGGAGGTTTTACAGGGGACTAAGAGGTCTGTGAAAGAGAGTTCCAATAAGAGTAAGAAATCCAGCCCACAGATGGGCAGTCTTCATCCTGAGAGTGCTCGCCAGCACTTCCGGAGCTTCTGTTACCATGACACACCTGGACCGTATGAGGCTGTCAGCCACCTGCAGGAATTATGCTCTCAGTGGCTGAGGCCAGAGATCCACTCAAAAGAGCAAATCTTGGAGTTGCTGGTGCTGGAGCAGTTCCTGGACGTTCTGCCCAGTCATATCCAGAACTGGGTGCAGAAGTATCATCCACAGAACGTCAAAGAGGCTGTGGCCCTGGTAGACCGCTTTCACAGAGAATGTGGTGGAATAAGCAATGAG GTCACAACCCATCAACTGGGAAATGACACAGCGCTCTTGGGAGGAacagcagtggccccaggctTTAAGTGGAAGCCAGCAGAGCCCCAGCCAGTGGGTGTGTTCCAGGAAGCATGTTCGAATATATACCAAGTACTGCAGGATCCGGGCTGGAATACTCACAAAGAAAGCCAGCCTGTGGATAAAGGAG CTGTGCCTGCTGAAGAGAGTCCAACCTTTTCTGAGGAGAAAAGCACCCCAAGCTGCAAGTTGGCATCTAAGCTCACCTTGCCTATGTCCCAG AGTCCATTGACATTTGAAGATGTGGCCTtgtatttttccaaggaagaatggaaaataatGACCCCTGATGAGAAGACCCTCTACCTTGATGTAATGCAGGAACTCTATGAGGATGTCGCCTCTGTAG GGTTAAAGCTCACAAATGACCCTGAAAATGACCCACCTGTATCTCTTCCTACATTAGAGATACAACCATCAGGATGCGAAGTATTAGGAAAGGCCACAATGAAAGATGCTGAGACAACAGTGGGCAAGGAAAATCACGGTGATACATGCAGGGTACGGAAACGACCTCGCAGTCCCGAAGCCCCAGCCCTCGCCAGCCACTTCGTGGCTGGTGACAAACTGCACTGA